A stretch of Synechococcus sp. MIT S9220 DNA encodes these proteins:
- the rsmA gene encoding 16S rRNA (adenine(1518)-N(6)/adenine(1519)-N(6))-dimethyltransferase RsmA translates to MSFAGHTARKRFGQHWLRDERVLDRILESAELVEGDRVLEVGPGRGALTERLLRSPAAMVHAIELDRDLVSGLTERYGAQSRFSLCEGDVLNVPLTLPDGSPASKVVANIPYNITGPLLDRLIGRLDRPVDPPYERLILLVQKEVAERIRARAGHSSFSALSVRLQLLARCQTVCPVPPRCFQPPPKVQSEVIRLDPLPADQRPDPELCRGVERLLKQAFLARRKMLRNTLAGVKPPDQLQALAQQAGIDLQQRPQDVAPEHWVALARGLREAEPSAQTLDPR, encoded by the coding sequence ATGAGCTTCGCAGGACATACGGCCCGCAAACGGTTTGGACAGCACTGGCTGCGGGATGAACGGGTTCTTGATCGGATTCTCGAGTCGGCAGAACTCGTGGAGGGGGACCGTGTTCTCGAGGTGGGACCAGGACGGGGTGCTCTGACCGAACGACTGCTCAGGAGTCCTGCCGCGATGGTGCATGCGATCGAGCTGGACCGAGATCTGGTGTCAGGTCTGACCGAGCGCTATGGAGCCCAATCGCGGTTTTCACTCTGTGAGGGCGATGTTCTCAACGTTCCTCTGACACTTCCTGACGGTTCTCCGGCTTCCAAGGTGGTGGCGAACATTCCGTACAACATCACTGGCCCGCTGCTCGATCGGCTGATTGGTCGTCTGGATCGGCCCGTGGATCCGCCTTACGAAAGGCTCATCCTGCTCGTCCAGAAAGAGGTGGCAGAGCGCATTCGAGCCCGTGCCGGACACAGCAGTTTCAGTGCTCTCAGTGTGCGTTTGCAGCTTCTGGCCCGTTGCCAAACCGTTTGCCCTGTGCCGCCGCGTTGCTTTCAGCCGCCTCCGAAGGTTCAATCCGAGGTGATCAGACTTGACCCCCTGCCGGCGGATCAGCGCCCAGATCCCGAGCTCTGCCGTGGGGTGGAACGATTGCTCAAACAGGCGTTTCTGGCTCGACGCAAGATGCTGCGTAACACCCTTGCCGGTGTCAAACCGCCGGATCAGCTCCAGGCGCTGGCACAGCAGGCCGGCATTGATCTGCAGCAGCGGCCTCAGGACGTGGCACCAGAACACTGGGTGGCCTTGGCCAGGGGCTTGCGTGAGGCGGAACCGTCTGCTCAGACCCTCGATCCCCGTTGA
- a CDS encoding uridine kinase, protein MNRSALLICIAGPSAAGKTHFSEELKTSLAQSGIAAVVIGFDDYYREHWTPDSIYGFDTVDAIDRDALIDDVQALLERRLQHRRRYDMSTRDVSWESFNEIWDVVLLEGAFGPQLLMDHLDPDLLIYLSAPLPIRVIRRLRRDVRERQRSPLSVLRQSVMQMLPGERRFIHPLRRSADLVIRDLPTGLSLAVKRIEGLIKRS, encoded by the coding sequence ATGAACAGATCTGCCCTGCTGATCTGTATCGCCGGCCCCTCCGCAGCAGGCAAGACCCACTTCAGTGAGGAGCTGAAAACGTCGCTCGCGCAAAGCGGGATTGCTGCTGTGGTGATCGGCTTCGACGATTACTACCGCGAGCACTGGACACCGGATTCGATCTATGGATTCGACACGGTCGATGCCATCGACAGGGATGCACTGATCGACGATGTTCAGGCCCTGCTCGAACGCCGTCTGCAGCATCGACGCCGTTACGACATGAGCACCAGGGACGTCAGCTGGGAGTCTTTCAACGAGATCTGGGATGTTGTGCTCCTGGAGGGTGCGTTCGGCCCCCAACTGCTGATGGATCATCTCGATCCTGATCTTCTGATTTATCTGAGCGCACCCCTACCGATCAGGGTGATTCGCCGCCTGCGCCGTGACGTCCGCGAACGCCAGCGAAGCCCACTGTCGGTCTTGCGTCAGTCAGTGATGCAGATGCTGCCGGGAGAGCGGCGGTTCATCCATCCGCTGAGACGTTCGGCTGATCTGGTGATCCGCGATCTTCCAACGGGTCTTTCGCTGGCTGTGAAACGGATTGAAGGTCTGATCAAGAGATCCTGA
- a CDS encoding YraN family protein yields MCAVDAKSDPGRWAERRALNLLKRRGWRCLAERWSCRYGELDLMMVKSGRSGLRLLLVEVKARRRCGLDGWGMRAFARSKRRRLARTLACWQSCHPWCDQGHLEVVLALVPLPPSSRPVRWIRVPELRIS; encoded by the coding sequence TTGTGCGCTGTTGATGCGAAGAGCGATCCAGGTCGCTGGGCAGAACGTCGTGCTCTCAATCTGTTGAAACGCCGTGGCTGGCGTTGCCTGGCTGAGCGCTGGAGCTGTCGTTACGGGGAACTGGATCTGATGATGGTCAAATCGGGCCGCTCAGGTCTGCGTCTGCTGCTGGTGGAGGTCAAAGCCAGGCGTCGATGTGGTCTTGATGGTTGGGGAATGAGAGCTTTTGCCAGGTCCAAGCGCCGACGACTGGCTCGAACGCTTGCCTGTTGGCAGTCCTGTCATCCCTGGTGTGATCAGGGGCATCTCGAGGTGGTGCTAGCGCTGGTGCCGCTGCCACCCAGCTCCAGGCCTGTGCGCTGGATCAGGGTGCCGGAGCTCAGGATCTCTTGA
- a CDS encoding pentapeptide repeat-containing protein — protein MQRHLLAFLLALVLLIGLPLQPVQAAMDYAKQVLIGADFSNREMQGVTFNLTNLREADLSGSDLQGASLYGAKLQDANLTGTNLRDATLDSAVLDGTNLTDAVLEDAFAFNTRFINVTITGADFTNVPFRGDALKTLCAAADGTNPVTGRDTRDTLGCP, from the coding sequence ATGCAACGACATCTGCTGGCCTTCCTGCTTGCTCTCGTCCTGCTGATTGGTCTGCCTCTGCAGCCGGTGCAGGCCGCGATGGACTACGCCAAACAGGTGCTGATCGGTGCTGATTTCTCCAACCGGGAGATGCAGGGGGTGACCTTCAACCTCACCAACCTGCGAGAAGCTGATCTGTCTGGCAGCGACCTGCAAGGCGCCAGCCTCTATGGAGCCAAGCTTCAGGACGCGAACCTCACAGGAACCAATCTGCGTGATGCCACGTTGGATTCAGCAGTGCTTGATGGCACCAACCTCACAGATGCCGTTCTGGAGGATGCTTTTGCCTTCAACACCCGATTCATCAATGTGACGATCACCGGTGCCGACTTCACCAACGTGCCGTTTCGCGGTGACGCACTGAAAACACTCTGTGCCGCTGCTGATGGCACCAACCCTGTGACCGGACGCGACACCCGTGACACCCTCGGCTGCCCATGA
- a CDS encoding 23S rRNA (pseudouridine(1915)-N(3))-methyltransferase RlmH — protein sequence MNISRYRIIAVGKVRKRWVQDGVELYLKRLPGLTITELRDSSRDKEVEAIRQALRSDELPVLLMEQGNTLTSVDFADRLRDFGSERLAFVIGGADGFTDAFKSSARWQLSLSPLTFPHELARLLLVEQLYRAQSILQGSPYHRA from the coding sequence ATGAACATCTCCCGATACCGGATCATCGCGGTCGGAAAAGTGCGCAAGCGATGGGTTCAGGACGGTGTGGAGCTCTACCTCAAGCGCCTGCCTGGGCTAACCATCACTGAACTGCGAGACAGCAGCCGTGACAAGGAGGTCGAAGCGATCCGTCAGGCCTTGCGTTCCGATGAGTTGCCGGTGCTGCTGATGGAGCAGGGCAACACCCTGACCTCGGTGGACTTCGCTGATCGTTTACGGGACTTTGGCTCCGAGCGTCTGGCCTTTGTGATCGGTGGCGCTGACGGCTTCACCGATGCATTCAAGAGCTCGGCCCGATGGCAACTGAGCCTTTCACCCCTGACCTTTCCCCATGAGCTGGCGCGATTGCTGCTGGTTGAGCAGCTCTACAGAGCGCAGTCGATCCTGCAGGGGAGTCCTTATCACCGGGCCTAA
- a CDS encoding SGNH/GDSL hydrolase family protein → MTAPAQEPRTILCFGDSNTWGFNPDGGGRLPHDTRWPNQLEQQLNRRASGQAWRTIEDGLNSRTWLLDDPIGAARYGAQYSCSGRSGLMTSLHSHKPINMVILALGCNDCKDYLNLSAEQIADGARILMHDIRSALNCGPRERPDRPPNIVLMTPPLVKITAQSLAWGFDGADTKSQALASCYLQLADELEVLAFDVQTVASPSPLDGIHFDSQAQSAIASGLADLIAPT, encoded by the coding sequence ATGACAGCACCAGCTCAGGAGCCGAGGACCATTCTCTGCTTCGGCGACTCCAACACCTGGGGATTCAACCCCGACGGTGGTGGGCGACTGCCCCACGACACACGCTGGCCAAATCAGTTGGAGCAGCAGCTCAACCGGCGTGCGTCCGGCCAGGCCTGGCGAACGATTGAGGACGGTCTCAATTCCCGCACCTGGCTGCTCGACGATCCCATCGGCGCAGCCAGGTATGGCGCGCAATACAGCTGCAGCGGCCGCTCAGGCCTGATGACGTCGTTGCACAGTCACAAACCCATCAACATGGTGATCCTGGCGCTGGGCTGCAACGACTGCAAGGACTATCTCAACCTGTCCGCCGAGCAGATCGCTGATGGCGCCCGCATCCTGATGCATGACATCCGCAGCGCGCTCAACTGTGGCCCGCGCGAGCGGCCCGACCGGCCCCCCAACATCGTGCTGATGACACCACCGTTGGTGAAGATCACGGCACAGTCGCTGGCCTGGGGATTCGATGGCGCCGACACGAAATCCCAGGCATTAGCCAGCTGCTATCTCCAGCTCGCCGACGAACTGGAGGTGCTGGCGTTCGACGTGCAGACCGTGGCCAGCCCCTCACCCCTTGATGGCATCCATTTCGATAGCCAGGCCCAGTCCGCAATCGCTTCAGGCCTGGCGGATCTCATCGCCCCAACCTGA
- a CDS encoding LexA family transcriptional regulator, with amino-acid sequence MEIDRSFLQPPQPLSPQRTSRQLPLAGERVAAGFPSPAEDYVDVGIDLNDQLIRHPTSTFFLRVSGDSMTGDGIHDGDLLVVDRSLDPHPGRVVVAVLDGGFTLKRLVRHHGRLRLEAANPNYPPLDLRSCNDVQIWGVAIHVIHPL; translated from the coding sequence ATGGAGATCGATCGCTCCTTTCTCCAGCCACCGCAACCCCTAAGCCCCCAACGAACGTCAAGGCAGCTGCCACTGGCCGGAGAGCGTGTGGCCGCAGGCTTCCCTTCTCCGGCAGAGGACTACGTGGACGTGGGGATTGACCTCAACGACCAACTGATCCGGCATCCCACCAGCACCTTTTTCCTGCGTGTTAGCGGCGACTCCATGACCGGTGACGGCATTCACGACGGCGACCTTCTGGTTGTGGACCGCAGCCTTGACCCCCACCCCGGACGCGTGGTGGTGGCTGTTCTCGATGGCGGCTTCACCCTCAAGCGCTTGGTCCGCCATCACGGCCGGCTGCGCCTGGAAGCAGCCAATCCCAACTATCCACCTCTTGATCTGCGGTCCTGCAACGACGTGCAGATCTGGGGGGTTGCCATTCATGTGATTCATCCCCTCTGA
- a CDS encoding Y-family DNA polymerase, whose product MAQVTALIDANNFYASCEQSLDPALIGRPVVVLSNNDGCIVARSAEARALGIAMGTPYFKAKQTLERCGVVVRSSNYALYADMSQRLMSLLESQVEELEVYSIDEAFARISRPAAVDLRPWGRQLRALVRRNLGLPIAIGLGASKGQAKLANRLAKVEASHAGLFDLGHCSHRDHWLETIAIEDVWGIGRKLAAWCRLRGVRNARELRDMASGPLRAKAGVVGLRLQRELQGHACLPLDLAPSPKQETCVSRSFSRPITSLAELQEAVATYVVRAAEKLRKQQQRAASLSVYTRTSPFAPGFYSRSASTHLDLPSNDTQMLLNAALPLVERIFQPHRQLAKAGVLMEHLQDTEQLQHHLLVPCSAAHLQRRDTLMNTIDGLNRRYGRGTVQWAACGLHSGWSMRRERLGRAATTRLSDVPVVQA is encoded by the coding sequence ATGGCTCAGGTCACCGCGCTCATCGACGCCAACAACTTCTATGCCTCCTGCGAGCAGAGCCTGGATCCTGCCCTGATCGGCCGCCCAGTGGTGGTGCTCTCCAACAACGACGGCTGCATCGTGGCCCGCAGCGCCGAAGCCCGTGCACTCGGCATTGCCATGGGCACTCCGTATTTCAAGGCCAAGCAGACACTGGAACGGTGCGGAGTGGTGGTGCGCAGTTCCAACTACGCCCTTTACGCCGACATGAGCCAGCGACTGATGAGCCTTCTCGAGAGTCAGGTGGAGGAGCTGGAGGTGTATTCCATTGATGAAGCCTTCGCTCGCATCAGTCGTCCAGCGGCGGTAGATCTACGGCCCTGGGGCCGGCAGCTGCGTGCCCTGGTCCGTCGCAATCTGGGACTGCCAATCGCCATCGGCCTGGGAGCCAGCAAAGGCCAGGCGAAGCTGGCGAACCGTCTCGCCAAGGTGGAGGCCAGCCATGCAGGCCTATTCGATCTCGGGCACTGCAGCCATCGGGACCATTGGCTGGAAACGATCGCCATCGAAGACGTGTGGGGAATCGGTCGCAAACTCGCTGCCTGGTGCCGACTGCGTGGTGTGCGCAACGCCAGGGAACTGCGAGACATGGCCAGCGGCCCCCTGCGGGCCAAAGCGGGTGTGGTCGGCCTGCGCTTGCAGAGGGAACTCCAGGGGCATGCCTGTCTTCCCCTCGATCTGGCCCCATCCCCGAAGCAGGAAACCTGTGTCAGCAGAAGCTTCAGTCGACCCATCACGTCTCTGGCGGAGCTGCAAGAAGCTGTGGCGACCTACGTGGTGCGTGCCGCGGAAAAGCTGCGCAAACAGCAGCAACGCGCCGCCTCTCTAAGCGTGTACACCCGCACCAGTCCGTTCGCGCCTGGCTTCTACAGCCGCAGCGCCAGCACCCATCTGGACCTGCCCAGCAACGACACCCAGATGCTGCTGAACGCCGCGCTGCCACTGGTGGAACGGATCTTCCAGCCCCACCGTCAGCTTGCCAAGGCCGGGGTGCTGATGGAGCACCTGCAGGACACGGAACAACTGCAGCATCACCTGCTGGTGCCTTGCAGTGCAGCACACCTGCAACGGCGAGACACGCTGATGAACACCATCGACGGTCTCAACCGCCGTTATGGACGCGGCACCGTGCAGTGGGCCGCCTGCGGCCTGCATTCCGGCTGGTCGATGCGACGGGAACGGCTGGGCCGGGCAGCCACCACACGACTGAGCGATGTACCCGTGGTCCAGGCCTGA
- a CDS encoding DUF481 domain-containing protein, with translation MLRRIPIIAAGAVLLGATATVAEQVTLKLSNGDTLHGELIPSESTDTTTVLQHPVLGKLSIPKTALMPEPKPKPWKLSLSGGVTGSNTDNDLDAGGTAQLDTSYTSGADKVSLKVNAQYEVSRDEGETSNSTDTNEGDAELRYIRSLNSRLHAYAGAHFNYDTLNFSGTDAFESSIGLGYDLIKTSKTRLTVSLGPSIEQIWGGDGCNADPVCGQTFAATTARAELEWKPSSATSLTLTNTYTGAYVNGISTNNIFSIALKVFPMNNQRLFTSLNGQTIYNELRSPKVNNNISIQVGVKLD, from the coding sequence GTGTTGCGGCGAATCCCGATCATTGCTGCGGGTGCTGTCCTGCTTGGGGCCACAGCGACTGTCGCCGAGCAGGTCACCCTCAAGCTGAGCAACGGCGACACCCTGCACGGGGAGCTGATCCCTTCCGAAAGCACAGACACCACAACGGTGCTGCAGCACCCAGTGCTGGGAAAGCTGAGCATCCCGAAAACGGCGCTGATGCCCGAACCCAAACCGAAACCATGGAAGCTGAGTCTCTCCGGGGGAGTGACGGGATCCAATACCGACAACGATCTCGACGCCGGGGGAACAGCACAGCTCGACACGAGCTACACCTCAGGCGCCGACAAAGTCTCGTTGAAAGTGAATGCCCAGTACGAGGTCTCCCGTGACGAGGGAGAGACCAGCAACTCAACAGACACCAATGAAGGCGACGCTGAACTGCGCTACATCCGCAGCTTGAACAGTCGTTTGCACGCCTATGCAGGTGCACACTTCAACTACGACACACTGAACTTCAGCGGAACCGACGCATTTGAAAGCTCAATTGGCCTCGGTTACGACCTGATCAAGACCTCAAAAACACGGCTCACCGTGTCCCTCGGTCCCTCCATTGAACAAATCTGGGGAGGGGATGGATGCAACGCAGACCCAGTCTGTGGACAGACCTTCGCAGCAACAACAGCGAGAGCTGAACTGGAATGGAAGCCCAGCTCTGCCACCAGCCTCACGCTGACCAATACCTATACCGGGGCATACGTGAACGGAATCTCAACCAACAACATCTTTTCGATCGCGCTGAAAGTCTTCCCCATGAACAATCAGCGCCTGTTCACATCCCTGAACGGCCAAACGATCTACAACGAACTGCGCAGTCCAAAGGTCAACAACAACATCTCCATCCAGGTGGGGGTGAAGCTGGACTGA
- a CDS encoding high light inducible protein, with translation MLTPNSPLGPRQTTADPVNLYTERLNGRMAMLGLAIGVTVEALTGKGILNQVFGLFS, from the coding sequence TTGTTAACCCCAAATTCACCACTGGGTCCAAGGCAGACAACTGCTGACCCTGTCAATCTCTACACCGAACGTCTCAATGGACGTATGGCCATGCTGGGGCTGGCCATCGGAGTAACCGTGGAAGCACTCACCGGCAAAGGCATCCTCAACCAGGTGTTTGGTCTGTTCAGCTGA
- a CDS encoding metallothionein, with amino-acid sequence MAIPTPTCACEPCDCTIAPDSAVEKDGKLFCSQPCADGHAGGDQCCTSCECC; translated from the coding sequence ATGGCGATCCCAACCCCAACCTGTGCCTGTGAGCCCTGCGATTGCACGATTGCTCCAGACTCTGCAGTCGAAAAAGATGGAAAGCTGTTCTGTTCTCAGCCTTGCGCTGATGGTCATGCCGGTGGAGATCAATGCTGCACCAGCTGCGAGTGCTGTTGA
- a CDS encoding thermonuclease family protein, with translation MAIQLLATAMLAAPAQTAAPESVTISDCYDGDTCRTTDGERIRLACIDTPELRGKRAAPLPARAARDHLRGMVVGRSVGLRRISIDRYGRTVAELFVDEMNVQLAMLASGYARIDWRYADQCSWAS, from the coding sequence ATGGCAATCCAGTTGCTGGCGACGGCGATGCTTGCAGCGCCGGCTCAAACGGCAGCTCCTGAGAGTGTGACCATCAGCGATTGCTACGACGGTGATACCTGCCGAACAACCGATGGCGAGAGGATTCGGCTGGCTTGCATCGATACCCCTGAACTGAGGGGAAAACGGGCTGCCCCTCTTCCCGCGAGGGCTGCCCGGGATCACCTTCGCGGGATGGTTGTGGGACGATCCGTCGGGCTTCGACGCATCTCGATCGACCGTTATGGCCGGACTGTCGCTGAGCTGTTTGTCGACGAGATGAATGTGCAGTTGGCCATGCTTGCCAGTGGATATGCCCGGATCGATTGGCGTTACGCAGACCAATGTTCTTGGGCCTCATGA
- a CDS encoding DUF4278 domain-containing protein: MTALIYRGQTYTPHHTAVQKQSVELTYRREHYNARRQQAARELHPQLAYRGVSYAR; this comes from the coding sequence ATGACAGCTCTTATTTACAGAGGTCAGACCTACACCCCTCATCACACTGCGGTGCAAAAGCAGAGTGTTGAACTCACCTACCGACGCGAGCACTACAACGCTCGTCGCCAGCAGGCAGCTCGTGAGCTTCACCCCCAGCTTGCTTATCGCGGTGTCTCCTACGCCAGATGA
- a CDS encoding SDR family oxidoreductase, giving the protein MQDSLFRLDGQVALVTGCRRGIGQAMADALAEAGADIVGISASLNPDSSEVGDVIRRRGRRFSGFRCDLSDRNAVDHVLEQVLSQHPVIDVLVNNAGIVRRAPAEKHSDELWDTVLEVNLSAQFRVSRRIGTLMLERGKGSIISTASILSDQGGLNVASYAASKAGLANLTRSLANEWAGRGVRVNAIAPGYVKTEMTEALQSDPLRSRQILERIPAGRLGSPDDLRGPVVFLASDASRYVHGETLVVDGGWMGR; this is encoded by the coding sequence ATGCAGGATTCGCTGTTCAGGCTTGATGGTCAGGTGGCACTGGTCACGGGATGCCGCAGAGGCATTGGCCAAGCCATGGCGGATGCACTGGCTGAAGCAGGAGCCGACATTGTTGGAATCAGCGCCTCACTCAACCCTGACAGCAGTGAGGTGGGAGACGTGATTCGCAGGCGTGGCCGCCGCTTTTCTGGTTTTCGCTGCGACCTCAGCGACCGCAATGCTGTTGACCACGTGCTTGAACAGGTTCTGAGCCAACATCCAGTCATCGACGTGCTGGTGAACAATGCCGGCATCGTGCGTCGGGCTCCGGCAGAGAAACACAGCGATGAGCTCTGGGACACGGTGCTGGAGGTCAACCTCAGTGCACAGTTCAGAGTGAGTCGCCGAATCGGGACGCTGATGCTGGAGCGAGGCAAGGGCAGCATCATTTCCACCGCCTCGATCCTTAGTGATCAGGGTGGATTGAATGTGGCCAGCTACGCCGCCAGCAAAGCGGGCCTGGCCAACCTCACGCGCTCACTGGCCAATGAATGGGCAGGACGCGGCGTAAGGGTGAACGCCATTGCACCCGGATACGTGAAAACAGAGATGACCGAAGCGCTGCAGTCGGATCCACTGAGATCCAGACAGATTCTGGAACGCATCCCCGCTGGTCGCCTGGGATCACCTGATGACCTGCGCGGCCCGGTGGTGTTTCTCGCCAGTGATGCCTCGCGCTACGTGCATGGAGAGACATTGGTCGTGGATGGCGGTTGGATGGGTCGTTAA
- the dnaG gene encoding DNA primase, translating to MVSPRLHPRTIEAVKERADIVDVVGEHVVLKKKGREFVGICPFHDDSKPSMTVSPAKQFYYCFSCGAGGNSIKFLMEFQRQSFSEVVLDLARRYQLPVETVDGPQQEKLKQQLSRRDKLHRALALASGWFRAQLRTDAGADALRYLRETRGLSETTLDQFELGYAPDQWDGLLKHLQQVEGLSPELLEAAGLVVPRKGGNGFYDRFRHRVIVPIRDRQGRVIGFGGRSLDGSEPKYLNSPETEVFEKGKHLFGLDRASSAIRKDDRAVVVEGYFDVIALHAAGVTNAVASLGTALSSQQITQLCRCSDGKRIVLNFDADGAGVRAANRAIGEVEQLALQGQLELRVLHLPSGKDPDEFLKEHGAGDYRALLDQAPLWLDWQIEQVLEGRDLSKADQFQRSVASLVALLGKLPQSAIRTHYIQQVAERLSGGQGRLALQLEDDLRQQVQGQRWHGRSSRHEKAGEASQRERSEAEILLLYLHCPSHRAGIRQELRSRELEDFALQHHRLLWSGITDLEEGNLGSVRLEAICRGEDRGDELADLDLPRLLTDQLLLDNSDLVTRLTPLLEPDELQRVALARPMDQLRGTAAMLERQKSNKRCRHLLEAWTGQRLQTLERCIAVLIEQEKEEQSAPAVELEVDMEQRIHTMFDDLNAEALRFQELYYTERRHIQHLDQQRCAGYTSDTSSEPAASVNG from the coding sequence ATGGTCAGTCCCCGACTACACCCACGCACCATCGAGGCCGTTAAGGAACGCGCCGACATCGTGGACGTTGTTGGTGAGCACGTGGTGCTCAAGAAAAAGGGTCGTGAGTTCGTCGGAATCTGTCCGTTCCACGACGACAGCAAGCCGTCAATGACGGTGTCTCCCGCCAAGCAGTTCTATTACTGCTTCTCCTGCGGCGCAGGAGGAAACTCCATCAAGTTCCTGATGGAGTTTCAACGTCAGAGTTTCAGCGAGGTGGTGCTTGACCTTGCCCGCCGATATCAACTGCCGGTGGAGACCGTCGATGGTCCGCAGCAGGAGAAACTCAAACAACAGCTGTCTCGCCGCGACAAGCTGCACCGAGCGCTTGCATTGGCCTCCGGCTGGTTTCGTGCACAGCTCAGAACAGACGCAGGTGCTGATGCACTTCGCTATCTGCGTGAGACCCGCGGCCTGAGCGAAACCACCCTCGATCAGTTCGAGCTGGGTTATGCACCTGATCAGTGGGATGGCCTGCTGAAGCATCTGCAGCAAGTGGAGGGATTGTCTCCAGAACTGCTCGAGGCAGCAGGACTGGTGGTTCCCCGTAAAGGAGGGAACGGTTTTTATGACCGCTTCCGCCATCGGGTGATTGTTCCCATTCGTGATCGTCAGGGGCGGGTGATCGGCTTTGGTGGCCGCAGCCTCGATGGCAGTGAGCCCAAGTACCTCAACTCACCTGAAACGGAGGTGTTCGAGAAGGGCAAGCACCTATTCGGACTTGACCGGGCCTCATCCGCAATCCGCAAGGACGATCGTGCTGTTGTTGTGGAGGGCTATTTCGATGTGATTGCCCTGCATGCTGCAGGTGTCACCAATGCGGTGGCCTCTCTGGGCACCGCTCTCAGCAGTCAACAGATCACCCAGCTGTGCCGATGCAGCGATGGCAAGCGGATTGTTCTGAATTTCGATGCCGATGGCGCCGGCGTGCGAGCCGCCAACCGAGCGATCGGTGAGGTGGAGCAGCTGGCACTCCAGGGACAACTGGAGTTGAGGGTCCTTCACCTTCCATCCGGCAAGGACCCCGATGAATTTCTCAAGGAGCATGGCGCCGGTGACTATCGGGCTCTGCTGGATCAGGCGCCGCTCTGGCTCGACTGGCAGATCGAACAGGTCCTTGAGGGAAGGGATCTCAGTAAGGCAGATCAGTTTCAACGTTCGGTGGCTTCGCTGGTTGCGTTGCTGGGCAAGCTTCCCCAATCCGCCATCCGCACCCACTACATCCAGCAGGTGGCCGAGCGCCTCAGCGGTGGGCAGGGCCGTCTGGCTCTGCAGCTTGAAGACGATCTCCGCCAGCAGGTTCAAGGTCAGCGCTGGCACGGCCGCTCCAGCCGACATGAGAAGGCTGGCGAAGCTTCCCAGCGTGAACGTTCAGAAGCTGAGATCCTTCTGCTCTATTTGCATTGCCCGTCCCATCGGGCTGGCATCCGCCAGGAACTGAGGAGTCGGGAGCTCGAGGATTTCGCGCTGCAGCATCACCGTCTGCTGTGGTCTGGCATCACGGATCTGGAGGAAGGCAATCTCGGCAGTGTGCGGCTGGAAGCGATCTGTCGCGGTGAGGATCGCGGCGACGAATTGGCAGACCTCGATCTGCCCCGACTGCTCACAGATCAGCTCCTCCTGGACAACAGTGATCTGGTGACGCGTCTGACGCCACTGCTCGAACCGGATGAACTGCAGCGTGTTGCCTTGGCCCGGCCAATGGATCAGCTGCGTGGAACGGCAGCGATGCTTGAACGTCAGAAGAGCAATAAACGTTGCCGGCATTTGCTGGAAGCCTGGACTGGCCAGCGTCTGCAAACTCTGGAGCGTTGCATTGCCGTCTTAATCGAGCAGGAGAAAGAGGAGCAGTCAGCTCCTGCTGTTGAGTTGGAAGTCGATATGGAGCAGCGCATCCACACCATGTTCGACGACCTCAACGCTGAAGCCCTGCGTTTTCAGGAGCTGTATTACACCGAACGTCGACACATCCAACATCTCGATCAACAGCGCTGTGCCGGCTATACCTCGGACACCAGCTCCGAACCTGCAGCATCCGTCAACGGTTGA